A stretch of the Luteitalea sp. genome encodes the following:
- a CDS encoding amidohydrolase family protein, translating into MTRRRLLTLPLGAAALRLDCNASAEQIAPRLSEEAVDVNVHLSKWPFRSVQGDETAGLVKQLRRHGIGQAWVGSLDCLLHKDISGVNVRLAKECRAHGDGMLLPFGAVNPTLPDWEEDLRRCHEELKMPGIRLHPDYHGYRLDEPVFERLLKLAAARQLILQVAVGMEDARTQHSRLQVPPVDLKALSTLLPDVPQARVVLLNVNALQSGALELLASLTEAGQVYCEISWLEGLGGVGRLAESISSSRILFGSYAPIFYLEAAMLKMRESPLNRQQIRGILRHNARRIMS; encoded by the coding sequence ATGACACGGCGTCGCTTGCTCACACTGCCGTTGGGAGCGGCAGCCCTGAGGCTCGATTGCAACGCCTCTGCGGAGCAGATAGCTCCACGGCTTTCGGAAGAAGCGGTGGATGTCAACGTTCATCTTTCGAAATGGCCCTTTCGCAGCGTTCAAGGAGACGAGACGGCAGGGCTGGTGAAGCAACTGCGCCGCCATGGTATCGGTCAGGCCTGGGTCGGAAGCCTTGATTGTCTGCTGCACAAAGATATCTCAGGCGTCAATGTGAGGTTGGCCAAGGAGTGCCGAGCGCACGGAGACGGCATGCTCCTGCCTTTCGGCGCGGTCAATCCGACGCTCCCGGACTGGGAAGAAGACCTGCGCCGCTGCCATGAAGAGCTGAAGATGCCGGGAATTCGCCTGCATCCCGATTACCATGGCTATCGTCTGGATGAACCGGTATTCGAACGGCTTCTGAAGCTGGCGGCAGCGCGGCAGCTCATCCTCCAGGTGGCGGTGGGGATGGAGGATGCCCGCACGCAGCATTCGCGTCTTCAGGTGCCGCCGGTGGATCTGAAGGCGCTGTCGACACTCCTACCTGACGTTCCGCAGGCGCGCGTCGTTCTTCTCAATGTGAATGCGCTCCAGTCAGGCGCGCTCGAGCTGCTGGCGTCGTTGACGGAAGCCGGTCAGGTGTATTGCGAGATCTCCTGGTTGGAGGGACTTGGAGGTGTGGGACGCCTGGCCGAGTCGATCTCTTCCTCGCGAATCCTTTTCGGATCGTATGCGCCCATCTTTTACCTCGAGGCGGCCATGTTGAAGATGCGTGAATCGCCGCTGAATCGCCAGCAGATCCGCGGTATTCTGCGGCACAACGCGAGGCGGATAATGAGCTGA
- a CDS encoding amidohydrolase family protein, producing MRIWDLHCHLRGVKGNSPGERIEELLRYADRMGIERMCVFMGMQWHQDPHPEELRHQNDEVLTAIRGREDRAFGFVYLNPRYLQESLAELDRCVRDGPMVGVKLWVAQRCNTPEVEAIFARATDLEAVVFQHTWLKIGGTPAYPGGGNLRGESTPQDVAEAVMRHPSLRLICGHSGGDWELGIRAIRSCSHVSAGLGGSNPTSGMVEMGVRELGAERLVYGSDAGGRSYASQLAKVIGAEISKPEKALILGGNLRRLLGPILTAKGMSR from the coding sequence ATGAGGATCTGGGACCTTCATTGTCACCTACGTGGTGTCAAGGGAAACAGCCCTGGAGAACGGATAGAGGAGCTCCTCAGATATGCGGATCGGATGGGGATCGAACGAATGTGCGTCTTCATGGGGATGCAATGGCACCAGGATCCTCACCCGGAGGAGCTCAGACACCAGAATGACGAGGTGCTGACCGCCATAAGAGGTCGTGAGGATCGGGCCTTCGGGTTCGTCTATCTGAACCCGAGGTATCTTCAGGAGAGCCTTGCAGAGTTGGATCGCTGTGTCCGGGATGGTCCCATGGTTGGGGTCAAGCTCTGGGTGGCTCAGCGTTGCAACACACCAGAAGTAGAGGCGATCTTTGCCAGGGCAACTGACCTCGAGGCGGTGGTGTTTCAGCACACGTGGCTGAAGATCGGCGGCACTCCCGCGTATCCCGGAGGAGGCAATCTTCGGGGGGAGTCAACGCCGCAGGACGTGGCGGAGGCGGTGATGCGTCATCCGAGCCTCAGGCTCATTTGTGGTCACAGCGGAGGAGACTGGGAGCTAGGTATTCGAGCCATCAGATCCTGCTCCCATGTATCGGCTGGTCTTGGAGGCTCCAACCCCACCAGCGGCATGGTGGAAATGGGGGTTCGCGAGCTGGGCGCCGAACGCCTCGTCTACGGGAGTGATGCCGGGGGAAGAAGCTATGCCAGTCAGCTCGCCAAGGTGATCGGCGCTGAGATATCCAAGCCGGAGAAAGCGCTTATCCTGGGCGGAAATCTTCGAAGGTTGCTGGGCCCAATCCTAACAGCCAAGGGGATGTCGCGATAA